From a single Rhodococcus qingshengii JCM 15477 genomic region:
- the cobM gene encoding precorrin-4 C(11)-methyltransferase — translation MTVHFIGAGPGAADLITVRAQRIIAASPVCLYAGSLVPAELLEWCPVGAQVVDTARLSLDEITAILVEADSAGLDVARLHSGDPSIFSAVAEQARRLDAAGVDFDMIPGVPAFTAAAAALGRELTVPGVSQTIVLTRVSTLSTAMPEGEDLRSLGRSGATMVIHLGAHRIEQIASELADNYGEDCPVAVVAFASRPEEIVVRGTLKTIVELVHAAGITKTAVVIVGRVLTAEGFPDSYLYSAARERSTH, via the coding sequence ATGACCGTTCATTTCATCGGTGCGGGTCCCGGTGCGGCAGATTTGATCACTGTCCGCGCGCAACGGATCATCGCTGCGAGCCCTGTGTGCTTGTACGCAGGCAGCCTTGTTCCAGCGGAGTTGCTCGAGTGGTGCCCGGTCGGAGCTCAGGTCGTGGACACTGCTCGGCTGAGCCTGGACGAGATCACCGCGATTCTTGTCGAAGCGGATTCCGCTGGGCTGGACGTCGCGCGTTTGCATTCCGGTGATCCGTCGATCTTCAGTGCAGTGGCAGAGCAAGCTCGTCGCCTGGACGCCGCAGGAGTCGATTTCGACATGATTCCCGGTGTTCCTGCATTTACCGCGGCTGCAGCCGCGCTGGGGCGCGAGCTGACTGTCCCAGGCGTCTCGCAGACCATTGTTCTCACCCGAGTCTCCACCTTGTCGACGGCAATGCCGGAGGGCGAGGATCTGCGGTCCCTCGGCCGCAGCGGCGCGACGATGGTGATTCACCTCGGCGCTCATCGCATCGAACAGATCGCATCCGAGTTGGCCGACAATTACGGCGAGGACTGCCCGGTCGCGGTGGTCGCCTTCGCCTCACGGCCCGAGGAGATCGTTGTTCGAGGCACTTTGAAGACGATCGTCGAACTTGTTCATGCGGCCGGCATCACGAAGACGGCCGTCGTGATCGTCGGCCGAGTGTTGACTGCGGAGGGGTTTCCGGACAGCTACCTCTACTCGGCAGCGCGCGAGAGAAGCACACACTGA
- a CDS encoding PPOX class F420-dependent oxidoreductase gives MTLTPSTTPSSQQTLTEDGLKFVGEYHLATLTTLRPNGTPHVVAVGFTWDQEAGKARVITSGGSQKAINAARGGYAAVSSVDGGRWLTLEGPARVLTDADSVADAVRRYAERYRQPRVNPARVVIEIDVTRILGSAAFKKS, from the coding sequence ATGACGCTCACCCCCTCCACCACGCCATCGTCACAGCAGACTCTCACCGAAGACGGGCTGAAGTTCGTCGGTGAATACCACCTCGCGACACTCACGACGTTGCGTCCGAACGGCACCCCACACGTCGTTGCCGTCGGGTTCACCTGGGACCAGGAAGCCGGAAAAGCGCGCGTGATCACCAGCGGTGGCTCACAGAAGGCGATCAACGCAGCGCGTGGCGGATACGCCGCCGTCAGTTCGGTCGACGGTGGCCGCTGGCTCACGCTCGAGGGGCCGGCACGCGTGCTCACCGACGCGGACTCCGTGGCCGACGCCGTTCGGCGCTATGCCGAGCGGTACCGCCAGCCACGGGTCAATCCCGCGCGCGTGGTCATCGAAATCGACGTCACACGCATACTCGGGTCCGCTGCGTTCAAGAAAAGCTGA
- a CDS encoding cobalt-precorrin-6A reductase, translating into MLLLGGTGEGRVIASRLAGSADLEVVTSLAGRVRDPRWPEGEVRIGGFGGAEGLSEWLSANDIRAVLDATHPFAARITQNAFEACLANSVPYAMYRRPPWREQLGDTWLPAHDLDHAAELVPTVGSRAFLTIGRQGVSAFDRVKSVTFLVRSIDPPSGTLPPHSQLLLARGPFDIEAEVDLMRTHSIDVVITKNSGGEQTYAKIAAARQLSIPVIVVERPPIPATVPAFDTEAEAMDWLTAFGRGTAL; encoded by the coding sequence GTGCTCCTGCTCGGCGGCACAGGCGAAGGTCGAGTGATCGCTTCTCGCTTGGCCGGTTCAGCCGACCTCGAGGTTGTCACATCGCTGGCCGGCCGGGTTCGTGATCCTCGATGGCCCGAGGGGGAAGTGCGTATCGGCGGGTTCGGGGGAGCCGAAGGGCTGTCGGAGTGGTTGTCGGCCAATGATATTCGTGCAGTGCTCGACGCCACGCATCCGTTTGCCGCTCGCATCACCCAGAATGCGTTCGAAGCGTGCCTTGCGAATTCCGTGCCGTACGCCATGTACCGACGCCCGCCCTGGCGCGAGCAACTCGGTGACACTTGGCTTCCGGCACACGATCTCGATCACGCCGCAGAGTTGGTGCCGACGGTCGGCTCACGCGCTTTTCTGACGATCGGGAGGCAAGGAGTTTCGGCGTTCGACCGCGTGAAGAGCGTCACGTTTCTCGTGCGCTCGATCGATCCGCCTTCGGGGACCTTGCCGCCTCACTCGCAATTGCTGCTCGCACGTGGTCCATTCGACATCGAAGCGGAAGTCGATCTGATGCGAACTCACAGCATCGACGTCGTGATCACCAAGAACAGTGGCGGCGAGCAGACGTACGCAAAGATCGCCGCAGCCAGGCAATTGTCGATCCCGGTGATCGTCGTCGAACGACCACCGATCCCGGCGACCGTCCCGGCATTCGATACCGAGGCCGAGGCGATGGACTGGCTCACGGCTTTCGGTCGTGGAACGGCGCTGTGA
- a CDS encoding bifunctional cobalt-precorrin-7 (C(5))-methyltransferase/cobalt-precorrin-6B (C(15))-methyltransferase: MTAHPVVIVGIGADGWDGLSESAKGAILGAEVLMGSPRQLDLVPATHLGARRAPTRLTWPSPMIPALPSMFAENADRRVCVLASGDPMFHGLGVTLVRLLGADNVRVISHPSSVALASARMGWASAEVDVVSLVNRDSATVLAAVVDGARLLVLSNGRSTPGEVARLLSGAGFGRSTLTVLAQLGGAEESRTVTVADEWDHADEDVDALNVLAVECISVDHPLRLTRIPGLPDAAFVGDGQMTKQEIRALTLCALAPAPGEHLWDVGGGSGTVAIEWMRTHPRCTATTFEKMASRVSQIGANALNLGVPALNVKGAAPEAFADEVRRPDAVFVGGGVTQPGMLEACWEQLSVGGRLVANAVTAESESLLLGWMSRHGGTLRRFQVQRAEPLGTFNVWRPQLPVVQWSVTKRQPSAGADTDTPEESTQ, encoded by the coding sequence ATGACCGCACACCCGGTGGTGATCGTCGGCATCGGCGCCGACGGCTGGGACGGGCTGTCCGAGAGCGCAAAGGGAGCAATCCTCGGTGCGGAGGTCCTGATGGGGTCGCCGCGCCAGCTGGACTTGGTCCCGGCGACACATCTCGGGGCACGGCGTGCGCCCACCAGGCTCACCTGGCCGTCTCCGATGATTCCGGCGTTGCCGTCGATGTTCGCCGAGAACGCGGACCGCAGAGTATGTGTTCTCGCCAGTGGTGACCCGATGTTCCACGGCCTAGGCGTCACGTTGGTCCGGCTGCTCGGCGCGGACAACGTGCGAGTGATCTCGCACCCGTCGTCGGTGGCGTTGGCGAGCGCGCGAATGGGATGGGCATCGGCCGAGGTCGACGTCGTGAGCCTGGTGAACCGAGACTCGGCGACCGTCTTGGCGGCAGTGGTCGATGGCGCGCGCCTGTTGGTTCTGAGCAACGGGCGCTCGACACCGGGGGAGGTGGCTCGTCTGTTGTCCGGCGCGGGCTTCGGACGATCGACTCTGACTGTACTGGCCCAGCTGGGCGGGGCCGAGGAATCGCGGACCGTCACGGTGGCGGACGAGTGGGATCACGCGGACGAGGACGTGGACGCGTTGAACGTTCTGGCCGTCGAGTGCATCTCGGTCGATCATCCGTTGCGGCTGACTCGAATCCCGGGTCTACCGGATGCTGCGTTTGTCGGCGACGGTCAGATGACCAAGCAGGAGATCCGCGCATTGACGTTGTGTGCACTCGCACCGGCGCCGGGAGAACACCTCTGGGACGTGGGCGGTGGGTCGGGAACCGTCGCCATCGAGTGGATGCGAACTCACCCACGTTGCACTGCAACAACATTCGAGAAGATGGCGAGCCGCGTGTCGCAGATCGGTGCCAATGCACTCAATCTCGGCGTGCCCGCGTTGAACGTGAAAGGGGCCGCGCCGGAGGCGTTTGCGGACGAAGTCCGACGTCCCGATGCGGTGTTTGTCGGCGGCGGCGTCACGCAACCGGGAATGCTCGAAGCGTGCTGGGAGCAGTTGAGCGTGGGTGGTCGTCTGGTCGCGAACGCCGTGACCGCCGAGTCCGAATCGTTGCTGCTCGGCTGGATGAGTCGCCATGGTGGGACGCTGCGACGCTTTCAGGTGCAGCGCGCCGAGCCGTTGGGAACGTTCAACGTTTGGCGACCGCAACTTCCGGTGGTCCAATGGTCCGTCACAAAACGTCAGCCGTCTGCAGGCGCAGACACAGATACGCCGGAGGAATCCACACAATGA
- a CDS encoding 5'-3' exonuclease: protein MSGPLLLLDGASLWFRAFYALPESFVDPDGRPVNAVRGFTDMVASLITKHEPSRLAVCLDLDWRPQFRVDAVPTYKAHRVEEGSDGASEEVPDTLTPQVDMIMDVLAAAGIATAGAVGLEADDVLGTLAATEREDLTVVVSGDRDLLQVVTDEYVPVRVLYVGRGLSKAELFGPVEVAEKYGVPGDRAGEAYAELAVLRGDASDGLPGIKGVGEKTASTLMLRYGSLAGLRAAAADPESDMAKGIRAKLTSPEAIAYLDAALPVVRVVRDADVQFSKDDRLPATPADPARFEEVAASLNIERSAGRLAAALEAAAAGRSDQ from the coding sequence ATGAGTGGGCCATTGCTTCTCCTCGACGGTGCCAGCCTGTGGTTTCGTGCGTTCTACGCGCTGCCCGAGTCATTCGTCGATCCCGACGGAAGACCTGTCAACGCGGTGCGCGGTTTCACCGACATGGTGGCGTCCCTGATCACCAAACACGAGCCGAGTCGTCTCGCCGTGTGCCTGGACTTGGACTGGCGACCGCAGTTCCGCGTCGATGCAGTCCCGACGTACAAAGCACATCGCGTCGAGGAAGGCTCTGACGGTGCGTCCGAAGAAGTTCCGGACACGTTGACGCCTCAGGTCGACATGATCATGGACGTGCTCGCAGCAGCAGGAATCGCGACAGCGGGAGCCGTCGGACTCGAAGCCGACGACGTACTGGGAACGCTTGCCGCCACCGAGCGCGAAGATCTCACCGTCGTCGTCAGTGGTGACCGAGACCTTCTGCAGGTCGTCACCGACGAGTACGTGCCCGTTCGTGTCCTGTACGTGGGCCGTGGCTTGTCCAAGGCAGAACTCTTCGGACCGGTCGAGGTTGCGGAGAAATACGGAGTACCCGGTGACCGTGCGGGCGAGGCATACGCCGAACTCGCGGTACTACGCGGAGACGCCTCCGACGGTCTACCCGGCATCAAGGGTGTCGGTGAGAAGACTGCGTCGACGCTGATGCTGCGCTACGGCTCGTTGGCCGGACTTCGCGCGGCCGCAGCTGATCCTGAATCCGACATGGCCAAGGGAATTCGCGCAAAACTCACCTCACCAGAGGCCATCGCTTACCTTGATGCTGCGTTGCCGGTAGTACGAGTGGTTCGCGACGCGGACGTTCAGTTCTCGAAGGACGACCGACTCCCGGCGACCCCTGCCGATCCCGCACGCTTCGAGGAAGTGGCGGCCTCGCTGAACATCGAGCGCTCGGCCGGACGGCTTGCCGCCGCGCTCGAGGCTGCGGCGGCAGGCCGTTCCGACCAGTAG
- a CDS encoding SDR family NAD(P)-dependent oxidoreductase produces the protein MTAGANVNDIETVLLLGGRSEIGLEIGVRLAPGRNIVLAARRSGELSEQEQMLKNAGAVDVSTVEFDADAVDTHGELLGSVVAEHGRISVAVLAFGILGDQARAETDSAHAVAVVHTDYVAQVSILTHLAEIMRRQGTGKIVVFSSVAGVRVRRANYVYGSAKAGLDGFASGLGDALHGSGVQLMLVRPGFVIGKMTEGMSPAPMSSTPSQVADAVVRGLKSGATRVWVPRILQPVFFVMRLLPQTIWRRMPR, from the coding sequence GTGACTGCGGGTGCGAACGTGAATGACATCGAGACGGTACTGCTCCTCGGCGGACGAAGTGAGATCGGCCTCGAGATCGGGGTCAGGCTCGCGCCGGGCCGCAACATCGTTCTGGCTGCCAGACGCAGCGGAGAGCTGTCGGAGCAGGAGCAGATGCTCAAAAACGCCGGCGCTGTCGACGTCTCCACCGTCGAGTTCGACGCCGACGCCGTGGACACTCACGGAGAGCTCCTGGGCTCCGTCGTCGCCGAGCACGGTCGGATTTCGGTTGCAGTGCTGGCCTTCGGAATTCTCGGCGATCAGGCGCGTGCCGAAACCGACTCGGCGCACGCGGTCGCGGTGGTGCACACCGACTACGTGGCACAGGTCAGCATCCTCACCCACCTCGCAGAGATCATGCGCCGACAGGGAACCGGAAAGATCGTGGTGTTCTCGTCCGTCGCCGGCGTCCGGGTTCGCCGCGCCAACTACGTCTACGGGAGCGCAAAGGCCGGCTTGGACGGTTTTGCCAGCGGTCTCGGCGACGCGCTGCACGGTTCGGGCGTCCAGTTGATGCTGGTACGGCCAGGGTTCGTCATCGGGAAGATGACCGAGGGAATGTCGCCTGCCCCGATGTCGAGCACTCCGTCGCAGGTCGCCGACGCCGTCGTACGGGGACTGAAATCCGGGGCGACGCGTGTGTGGGTTCCGCGAATTCTGCAGCCGGTGTTCTTCGTCATGCGGCTTCTGCCTCAGACGATCTGGCGCCGGATGCCGCGATGA
- a CDS encoding DUF4333 domain-containing protein: protein MSGPYGPNDPNRQWGPGDQQQPNEQQWGQNPQQPGGQQQPGQQPGQQQPWGQPGQTPQPGQQPGQQQPWGQPAYGQPGGQPAYGQPQQPGQGQPGQQQPWGQPQQQPPAQPWGQPGQQQAPDATQAWGQSPSAAPQQAWGATAPGQTPGQQNQWNQAQPFPSPGAPGNQSGKSKKPLIFGAIGVLVVLAAVVVALVFGVFGKNTLDQSAAQAGVEKIVTESYGAKNVSNVQCPADQEVKSGNKFTCTLSIAGVKSNVTVTFVDDNGTYEVSRPS from the coding sequence ATGAGCGGGCCTTACGGACCGAACGATCCGAATCGGCAATGGGGTCCTGGTGATCAGCAGCAGCCGAACGAGCAGCAGTGGGGGCAGAATCCTCAGCAGCCGGGCGGACAACAGCAGCCTGGTCAGCAGCCCGGCCAGCAACAGCCGTGGGGTCAGCCTGGTCAAACACCGCAGCCCGGTCAGCAGCCCGGCCAGCAACAGCCGTGGGGACAACCTGCCTACGGCCAGCCGGGTGGTCAGCCTGCGTACGGTCAGCCGCAGCAGCCTGGACAAGGACAACCCGGCCAGCAACAGCCGTGGGGACAACCCCAGCAACAACCTCCCGCACAGCCGTGGGGTCAGCCCGGGCAACAGCAGGCACCTGACGCAACCCAGGCGTGGGGTCAGTCTCCGTCTGCCGCACCGCAGCAGGCGTGGGGCGCCACGGCCCCCGGGCAGACTCCGGGACAGCAGAACCAGTGGAACCAGGCTCAGCCGTTCCCGAGTCCCGGTGCGCCCGGAAACCAGTCGGGTAAGTCGAAGAAGCCCCTGATCTTCGGTGCGATCGGTGTTCTCGTCGTTCTTGCTGCTGTCGTGGTGGCCCTGGTGTTCGGTGTCTTCGGCAAGAACACACTCGATCAGAGCGCGGCTCAGGCCGGCGTCGAGAAGATCGTCACCGAGTCCTACGGGGCAAAGAACGTGAGCAACGTTCAGTGCCCCGCGGACCAGGAAGTCAAGTCAGGCAACAAGTTCACCTGCACGCTTTCGATCGCGGGTGTGAAGTCGAACGTGACTGTGACGTTTGTCGACGACAACGGCACGTACGAGGTCAGCCGCCCGAGCTGA
- a CDS encoding M24 family metallopeptidase, translating to MTSPAEQDSRFSSAVYGARIARAAELARSAGLDGLVVTPGPDLRYLTGSRADSFERLTALVIAADTAKASVVLPRLELASLKESAVGDLGLTVLDWVDGVDPYAIVAAQLPTGAKVAVTDAMPALHLIPLADTLGALPILATGVLRELRMVKDGAEIEALRRAGAAIDRVHARMAEFLVVGRTEAEVGEAISAAILEEGHTEAAFVIVGSGPHGADPHHEVSDRVIERGDIVVIDIGGPVEPGYNSDSTRTYSMGQPSAEVAAQFAVLEAAQQAAVDSVRPGVSAESVDVAAREVLAAQGLAEVFVHRTGHGIGLSVHEEPYIVEGNTIELVEGMAFSIEPGIYFRGSWGARIEDIVVVTADGCESFNNRPHGLTVLA from the coding sequence ATGACGTCTCCAGCCGAACAGGATTCCCGATTCTCCAGCGCCGTGTACGGCGCACGTATCGCTCGCGCCGCGGAGTTGGCTCGATCAGCAGGTCTCGACGGTCTGGTGGTGACTCCCGGTCCGGATCTGCGGTACCTGACGGGTTCTCGGGCTGACTCGTTCGAGCGCTTGACCGCGTTGGTCATCGCCGCGGACACGGCGAAGGCGTCCGTCGTACTTCCTCGGCTGGAGTTGGCGTCGCTGAAGGAATCGGCAGTGGGCGATCTCGGGTTGACCGTCCTCGACTGGGTCGACGGTGTCGACCCGTATGCGATTGTGGCGGCGCAACTCCCGACCGGCGCGAAGGTGGCGGTGACGGATGCGATGCCTGCGCTGCATCTGATCCCGCTCGCAGACACCTTGGGCGCGTTGCCGATTCTCGCCACCGGCGTCTTGCGCGAATTGCGGATGGTCAAGGACGGCGCCGAGATCGAGGCGTTGCGGCGAGCCGGTGCGGCCATCGACCGTGTTCACGCCCGCATGGCCGAGTTCTTGGTCGTCGGACGTACGGAAGCTGAAGTAGGCGAAGCGATTTCGGCGGCGATTCTCGAAGAGGGGCATACCGAGGCCGCGTTCGTGATTGTCGGTTCGGGCCCGCACGGCGCCGATCCGCATCACGAGGTTTCGGACCGGGTGATCGAGAGGGGCGATATCGTGGTCATCGATATCGGCGGACCGGTCGAGCCCGGATACAACTCGGACTCCACTCGCACGTACAGCATGGGGCAGCCGTCCGCGGAGGTTGCCGCACAGTTCGCGGTACTCGAGGCGGCGCAGCAGGCTGCGGTCGATTCGGTGCGGCCAGGAGTCTCCGCAGAATCCGTGGACGTTGCAGCCCGCGAAGTGCTTGCCGCACAAGGGCTTGCAGAGGTATTCGTTCACCGCACCGGTCACGGTATCGGGCTGTCCGTGCACGAGGAGCCGTACATCGTCGAGGGCAACACCATCGAACTCGTCGAAGGTATGGCCTTCAGCATCGAACCGGGAATCTACTTCCGCGGCAGTTGGGGTGCCCGTATCGAGGACATCGTCGTCGTGACCGCCGACGGTTGCGAGTCGTTCAACAACCGTCCGCACGGCCTGACTGTCCTCGCCTGA
- a CDS encoding DEAD/DEAH box helicase, producing the protein MNKSELSTFASSLKFELDPFQVKACVALEAGHGVLVCAPTGAGKTVVGEFAVHLALAAGRKCFYTTPIKALSNQKYAELVERYGPGQVGLLTGDSSINSDAPVVVMTTEVLRNMLYANSEALRGLSHVVMDEVHYLADRFRGAVWEEVILHLSEDVRLVSLSATVSNAEEFGAWMETVRGDTTVVVDETRPIPLWQHIMVGRRIFDLFDSRSHPAAGPKTVLVDQDLVRHVKQRQALERVESWQPRGRGRRGSYQSSNDFRPLPRPDVIAQLDQSGLLPAITFIFSRAGCDAALAQCLRSRLDLTSPEQVREIDTIIEKHTGELPEEDLEVLGYRDWCKALRRGLASHHAGMLPAFRQTVEELFVKGLVRAVFATETLALGINMPARTVVLERLVKYNGESHAELTPGEYTQLTGRAGRRGIDVEGHAVVLWQPGVEPTDVAGLASTRTFPLRSSFRPSYNMSINLVERMGAADSRKLLERSFAQFQADRSVVGLVRGIERNEEALKGLQEKLGGADGEYFEYASLRERLSARERALERKGREDRRGDAVESLRALARGDVIAIPIGRHSGVAVVLVPDNDPKDPRPLVLTADQWAGRLSSGDFPEAADVLGKMRLPKHVDHHTARIRRDLASALRSTGISAPRRKKRHKAGASEDAEVATLRRAIRSHPCHSWPDREHLSRIGERYNRLARETQSMREKAAATTNSLARTFDRIIALLKEREYMTAEAAPEVTESGRRLSRIYSESDLLVAECLRTGAWTGLSPAELAAVVSSVVYESRRDGDTVDRVPTAALRHALNDTQRLWSELRSDEIRHKLPPTREPDLGFVTAVYHWASENSLVDALIAAGVQGRALSAGDFVRWCRQVIDLLDQVRLTSTDADVAKTAARAVAAIRRGVVAVDAA; encoded by the coding sequence ATGAACAAGAGTGAACTGAGCACGTTCGCGTCCAGCCTGAAGTTCGAACTCGATCCATTCCAGGTGAAGGCATGCGTTGCGCTCGAAGCGGGCCACGGCGTCCTTGTCTGCGCGCCGACCGGTGCAGGCAAGACCGTGGTCGGCGAGTTCGCTGTCCACCTGGCTCTCGCGGCGGGCCGCAAGTGTTTCTACACGACGCCGATCAAGGCGTTGAGCAATCAGAAGTACGCTGAACTCGTCGAGCGGTACGGCCCCGGCCAAGTCGGTCTGCTGACGGGTGATTCGAGTATCAACTCCGACGCACCGGTGGTCGTCATGACCACCGAAGTCCTGCGGAACATGCTCTACGCCAACTCCGAGGCACTGCGCGGGCTTTCGCACGTCGTCATGGACGAAGTGCATTACCTGGCCGACCGGTTCCGTGGGGCGGTGTGGGAGGAAGTGATCCTGCACCTGTCCGAGGACGTACGCCTGGTGAGTTTGTCGGCGACCGTGAGCAATGCCGAAGAATTCGGTGCCTGGATGGAAACCGTCCGCGGCGACACCACTGTGGTCGTGGACGAGACTCGGCCGATCCCGCTGTGGCAGCACATCATGGTCGGTAGGCGAATCTTCGATCTCTTCGACAGTCGTAGTCATCCTGCTGCCGGGCCGAAGACCGTGCTCGTCGACCAGGATCTGGTTCGCCACGTCAAGCAGCGTCAGGCTCTCGAACGCGTCGAGAGCTGGCAGCCGCGTGGCCGCGGACGACGCGGCAGCTACCAGAGTTCCAACGATTTCCGGCCCTTGCCACGACCTGACGTCATCGCTCAGCTCGATCAGTCCGGACTGCTCCCGGCCATCACTTTCATCTTCAGCCGCGCCGGTTGTGATGCGGCTCTTGCACAGTGCCTGCGGTCCAGACTGGATCTCACTTCGCCGGAGCAGGTCCGCGAGATCGACACCATCATCGAGAAACACACCGGGGAACTACCCGAAGAGGATCTCGAAGTTCTCGGATATCGGGACTGGTGCAAGGCACTACGACGCGGACTGGCATCTCACCATGCCGGCATGCTGCCGGCATTCCGCCAGACAGTCGAGGAACTGTTCGTCAAGGGGCTCGTGCGGGCGGTCTTCGCGACCGAGACGCTGGCCCTCGGCATCAACATGCCGGCACGCACGGTGGTGCTCGAACGTCTGGTCAAGTACAACGGTGAATCGCACGCCGAACTGACGCCGGGGGAGTACACGCAGCTGACGGGTCGGGCCGGCCGACGCGGCATCGACGTCGAAGGCCACGCTGTGGTCCTGTGGCAGCCCGGGGTCGAGCCGACGGATGTCGCCGGCTTGGCGTCGACACGGACGTTCCCGCTCCGCAGTTCGTTCCGCCCCTCGTACAACATGTCGATCAATCTCGTCGAGCGCATGGGCGCGGCGGATTCACGGAAGCTGCTCGAGCGTTCCTTCGCGCAGTTCCAAGCGGATCGCTCGGTGGTCGGCCTGGTGCGTGGCATCGAGCGGAACGAAGAAGCACTGAAGGGTTTGCAGGAGAAACTCGGCGGTGCGGACGGTGAGTACTTCGAATACGCGTCGTTGCGTGAGCGGCTCAGTGCGCGCGAGCGCGCGCTCGAACGTAAGGGCCGCGAAGACCGACGCGGAGATGCGGTGGAGTCCCTTCGTGCACTCGCCCGCGGTGACGTGATCGCAATTCCCATCGGTCGTCATTCCGGGGTGGCAGTGGTCCTCGTCCCGGACAACGATCCGAAGGACCCGCGTCCGCTGGTTCTGACGGCCGATCAGTGGGCCGGCCGACTCTCCTCGGGTGATTTCCCGGAAGCAGCCGACGTTCTGGGAAAGATGCGACTGCCCAAGCATGTCGATCACCACACCGCCCGGATCCGGCGCGATCTGGCCTCGGCGTTGCGTAGTACCGGGATCAGTGCCCCCCGGCGAAAGAAGCGCCACAAGGCCGGCGCGTCCGAAGATGCCGAGGTCGCTACTTTGCGACGTGCTATTCGCTCGCATCCGTGCCACAGCTGGCCCGATCGTGAACATCTGAGCCGGATCGGTGAGCGCTACAACCGGCTGGCCAGGGAAACGCAGTCGATGAGGGAAAAGGCTGCGGCCACCACCAACTCGTTGGCGCGGACGTTCGACCGCATCATTGCGCTACTCAAAGAGCGTGAGTACATGACTGCCGAAGCAGCGCCCGAAGTCACCGAATCCGGACGACGACTCAGCCGCATCTACTCGGAAAGCGACCTTCTGGTCGCCGAATGCCTGCGGACGGGGGCGTGGACAGGTCTCAGCCCGGCTGAGTTGGCGGCCGTCGTGTCCTCGGTGGTCTACGAATCACGTCGGGACGGGGACACCGTGGATCGGGTGCCGACAGCGGCGCTTCGTCACGCCCTCAACGACACTCAACGATTGTGGAGCGAACTGCGGTCGGACGAGATTCGCCACAAGCTGCCGCCGACGCGGGAACCGGATCTCGGATTCGTCACTGCCGTTTATCACTGGGCGAGCGAGAACTCGCTTGTCGACGCACTGATCGCGGCTGGAGTGCAGGGTCGTGCGCTGTCTGCGGGTGACTTTGTACGTTGGTGTCGTCAGGTGATCGATCTCCTCGATCAGGTCCGCCTGACTTCGACGGATGCCGACGTCGCGAAGACTGCGGCGCGGGCGGTAGCTGCAATTCGTCGCGGGGTAGTTGCTGTCGACGCAGCATGA
- a CDS encoding HAMP domain-containing protein, which translates to MRTLHARVKLLTAGLVAIAVIVSASAVYIVFNAYLQGNVDRQLERTSDAITDTVNFGGVTPVLGLTAGADTAVIQAVGLLTADGALVTATPGLPPFSTSADAIRSIADGNSSQTIATVDAYRILVEPSVAGQTLVVAQSLGPTRSVLKRLAVVLAALGAAGIALAYAAGDAVARTGLRPIARLTAATRRVAETDDLAPIPVTGDDELASLTVSFNRMLGTLSESRARQRSLITEAGQDLLAPLTALRTNIELLMSFDTKSGAISEADATQLREEITDQMMELTLLVGELVDRARVDESTLGRGDSL; encoded by the coding sequence GTGCGGACGCTCCATGCTCGCGTGAAATTGCTGACTGCAGGCCTGGTGGCGATCGCGGTGATCGTGTCGGCGTCGGCGGTGTACATAGTGTTCAACGCGTATTTGCAAGGCAACGTCGATCGGCAACTCGAGCGCACGAGTGACGCGATCACCGACACCGTCAATTTCGGCGGTGTCACACCGGTTCTGGGATTGACGGCCGGCGCGGATACAGCGGTCATCCAGGCGGTGGGGCTTCTTACTGCCGACGGCGCCTTGGTGACGGCGACTCCCGGTCTGCCGCCGTTCAGCACGAGCGCAGACGCCATCAGGTCGATCGCAGACGGCAATTCGTCGCAGACAATCGCGACGGTTGATGCGTATCGAATTCTTGTCGAGCCCTCGGTTGCGGGCCAGACTTTGGTTGTCGCGCAATCCCTGGGGCCGACGCGTTCGGTACTCAAGCGACTGGCAGTGGTGTTGGCGGCACTCGGGGCGGCCGGAATCGCCCTAGCTTACGCGGCCGGAGATGCTGTGGCACGCACAGGATTACGGCCGATCGCGCGACTTACTGCGGCGACGCGGCGGGTCGCCGAAACGGATGATCTTGCGCCGATCCCGGTGACCGGTGACGACGAGTTGGCGTCGTTGACAGTCAGTTTCAATCGGATGCTCGGGACGTTGTCGGAATCGCGGGCACGCCAGAGAAGTCTGATCACCGAAGCGGGCCAGGACCTTCTGGCTCCTTTGACTGCACTTCGCACCAATATCGAGTTGTTGATGTCTTTCGATACCAAGTCCGGCGCGATTTCCGAGGCGGATGCAACGCAGCTGCGTGAGGAAATCACCGACCAGATGATGGAGTTGACGCTCCTCGTCGGAGAGTTGGTGGACCGTGCGCGGGTTGACGAAAGCACGTTGGGGAGAGGAGATTCCCTCTAA